Proteins co-encoded in one Arachis hypogaea cultivar Tifrunner chromosome 11, arahy.Tifrunner.gnm2.J5K5, whole genome shotgun sequence genomic window:
- the LOC112722530 gene encoding protein IMPAIRED IN BABA-INDUCED STERILITY 1: MGCVVVKQGVSVTPAGDHSAEDDKRRNNTDSASRKSELSDSSSFRLVGNLQKYVEGEQAAAGWPAWLSSVAAEAIQGWVPLRADAFEKLEKIGQGTYSSVFRAKELETGKIVALKKVRFDNFEPESVRFMAREIMILRRLDHPNIIKLEGLITSRLSCSIYLVFEYMQHDITGLLSRPEIKFNESQIKCYMKQLLSGLEHCHSKGVMHRDIKGSNLLVNDEGILKVADFGLANWCNSGNNKQPLTSRVVTLWYRPPELLLGSTDYSPSVDLWSVGCVFAELLIGKPILQGRTEVEQLHKIFKLCGSPPDDYWKKTKLPHATLFKPQQPYDSSLWETFKDLPATSINVLQTLLSVEPSKRGTATSALSSEYFKTKPYACDPSSMPIYPPSKEIDAKHQEESKRKKISGRACRPESRKPSRKPLALSKLAPAEDLTSQIQTSQRQKVDDSSCQVLKEENIDIDEEAPKLSSDKPLEQDGSHMKDETKVDIPFPGPLQVSKSSGFAWAKRRKDDTSIRAHSRSISRGHLYNSLETSTVTSRNNSESRNYENKEFCGGRSNSRGRDLLEISKLVMQNQWNKFDRPDSFDTSDEYHSQELSMTLYHREDSLSKRSNLSSQDQGDTVDFSGPLISQMHTVDEILERHERHIRRTVRRSWFQKDKKNGK, from the exons ATGGGCTGCGTGGTGGTCAAGCAAGGGGTGTCCGTCACACCGGCGGGGGACCACTCGGCGGAGGATGACAAGAGGAGGAACAACACTGACTCAGCGAGTCGGAAGAGCGAGTTGAGTGACTCCTCCAGCTTCAGGTTGGTCGGCAATTTGCAAAAGTACGTTGAAGGTGAGCAGGCGGCCGCCGGTTGGCCCGCTTGGCTTAGCTCCGTCGCCGCTGAGGCCATTCAGGGTTGGGTTCCCCTCCGTGCTGATGCATTTGAGAAGCTTGAGAAG ATTGGGCAGGGTACATATAGTAGTGTTTTCAGAGCAAAGGAGCTTGAGACTGGGAAGATAGTGGCTCTGAAGAAGGTCAGGTTTGACAATTTCGAGCCAGAGAGCGTCCGGTTTATGGCGCGGGAGATAATGATTCTAAGAAGGCTTGATCATCCCAACATCATCAAATTGGAGGGCTTGATTACTTCCAGGTTGTCTTGTAGCATCTACCTTGTGTTTGAGTACATGCAACATGACATCACAGGGCTATTGTCTAGACCAGAAATCAAGTTTAATGAATCACAG ATTAAATGCTACATGAAACAGTTGTTATCTGGTCTTGAGCATTGTCACTCGAAGGGTGTGATGCACCGAGACATCAAGGGATCGAATCTTTTGGTGAATGATGAAGGCATATTGAAGGTGGCAGATTTTGGATTGGCAAACTGGTGCAATTCAGGAAACAACAAGCAGCCCCTCACAAGTCGTGTTGTCACCTTGTGGTACCGTCCGCCAGAACTCTTGCTCGGCTCGACAGATTATAGTCCATCTGTGGATCTCTGGAGTGTTGGCTGTGTATTTGCAGAGCTACTTATTGGAAAGCCTATACTTCAGGGAAGAACTGAG GTTGAACAATTGCATAAAATCTTCAAGCTCTGCGGCTCTCCACCTGATGATTACTGGAAAAAGACCAAACTTCCTCATGCAACTTTGTTCAAGCCACAACAACCATACGATAGTAGCCTCTGGGAGACATTTAAAGATTTGCCTGCGACCAGCATAAATGTGCTACAAACGCTTCTTTCTGTCGAACCGAGCAAACGTGGGACTGCCACATCTGCTCTCTCATCAGAG TACTTCAAAACAAAACCATATGCATGTGATCCATCAAGCATGCCAATATACCCACCTAGCAAGGAGATTGACGCAAAGCACCAGGAGGAGTCAAAAAG GAAAAAGATTAGCGGCCGAGCTTGTAGACCAGAATCACGAAAACCATCAAGAAAGCCACTAGCACTCAGTAAATTAGCCCCAGCTGAG GATTTGACAAGTCAAATTCAAACTTCCCAAAGACAAAAAGTTGATGATAGCTCTTGCCAAGTCCTTAAAGAAGAGAACATTGACATAGATGAGGAGGCACCAAAGCTATCTAGTGATAAACCACTAGAACAAGATGGTTCCCATATGAAGGATGAAACAAAAGTAGATATTCCCTTTCCAGGACCATTGCAAGTTTCAAAATCAAGTGGCTTTGCATGGGCGAAAAGGCGTAAAGATGACACCTCAATTAGAGCACATTCTCGATCAATTTCAAGAGGGCACTTGTATAATTCCTTAGAAACTTCGACAGTAACTTCAAGGAATAATTCTGAATCCAGAAACTATGAAAACAAGGAATTCTGTGGAGGACGCTCCAACTCTAGGGGCCGTGATCTACTTGAAATTTCTAAGCTTGTAATGCAGAACCAGTGGAATAAGTTTGATCGTCCCGACTCATTTGATACTTCTGATGAGTACCATTCACAAGAACTATCTATGACACTTTATCACAGAGAAGACTCATTATCCAAGAGAAGTAACCTG AGTTCACAGGACCAAGGAGACACAGTTGATTTTTCAGGACCCTTAATATCTCAAATGCACACCGTCGATGAGATCTTAGAAAGACATGAGCGACACATACGGCGTACTGTCCGGCGATCGTGGTTTCAGAAAG ATAAGAAGAATGGGAAGTAA